The following nucleotide sequence is from Deltaproteobacteria bacterium.
CGCGGCGCGGAGAGCGACCCGGAGCGGCGGAGCCTGGTCGTGCAGGCGGTCGAGAAGGCGAGCCCGGCGGTGGTGAACGTCTCGACCGAGCAGATCGTCGAGCAGCGCGGCTCCCCGTTCCCCTTCCCCCAGGACCCGTTCTTCGAGGAGTTCTTCCGCGACTTCGTCGACCCGCGCCCGCGGCGCTTCAAGACGACGAGCCTGGGCTCGGGCGTCATCGTCGCGGCCGACGGCACCATCATGACCAACGTGCACGTGGTCCAGCGCGCCAGCCGCATCCAGGTGACGCTGATCGACCAGCGCGAGTTCGACGCCAAGCTGGTGGGCGCGGACGCCGACGCCGACATCGCCGTCCTGCGCATCAAGGCGGGCGGGGACCTGCCGCACATCCCCTTCGGCACCTCGGCCGATCTCATGATCGGCGAGACGGTGATCGCGATCGGCAACCCCTTCGGCCTCTCGCACACGGTGACGACCGGCGTGGTGAGCGCGGTCGGCCGCTCGCTGCGCGACGAGGACCGCACCTACACCGACTTCATCCAGACCGACGCCTCGATCAACCCGGGCAACTCGGGCGGGCCGCTCCTGAACATCAAGGGCGAGCTGGTCGGCATCGACACCGCCATCTACGGCAAGGCGCAGGGCATCGGCTTCGCCATCCCCGTCGACCGTGCGCGCCGCGTGATGAAGGACCTGGTCTCCTACGGAGAGGTGCGCCACGCCTGGATCGGCCTCGTGGTGCAGGACCTGAGCCCGGAGCTGGCCGAGCGCTTCGGCGTGCGCCGCGGCGTGGTGGTGGCCGAGGTCGAGTCGAAGAGCCCGGCCCAGGCCGCCGGCCTCGCACGCGGCGACGCGATCACGAAGGTGGACGGGCGCGAGGTGGCCTCACGGGACGAGTTCGAGCAGCGCATCGAGGACCACGCGGAGGGCGACGGCGTCACCTTGACGCTCCGGCGCGACGGCCGCGACGAGGACGTCCGGCTCGCGGCCGCGGCCTTCCCCGTCGCGCGCGCCGACGAGCTCGCCTGGCAGCTCCTCGGTCTCGAGGCCGTGGCCGACGACGAGGGCCTGGTCGTGCGCCGGGTGCGCTCGGGGAGCCCGGCGGCGCGCATCGGGGTGCAGAAGGGCGACCGGCTCCTCGGCCTCGGCGGCACGCCGCTCCGCTCCGTGGCGGAATTGCGGCGGAAGATGGTCGAGGTGCGCGCGGCGCGGAGCATCCTGCTCTCGGTCGGGCGCGGACCGTATCAGTACAACGTGAACGTGCCGCTGGCGCGGGGGTAGGGGTGGGAGCGCTCCGCGTCAGTCGCCTCACCTGCGGGCCCGCAACCTCCCCGTGAGGTGAAGGGCGGCCCGGCCGCCGTTTTCGTCACTCGTCGTCCGAGCCCCGGCGAGGGACCACGAAGCCGAGCTGCCGGAGCTTCGCCCACAGCGATTCGCGCGTCATCCCCAGGCTGCGCGCCGTCGCGACGCGGTGGTAGCCGTGCGCGCGGAGCCGCGCGCGGATGGTCGCGAGCTCGACCTCGCGCACGATCTCCTTGAGCGGGCGCGCGCCGTCGCCCGCGGCGGGGGGCGCGCCGTCGACGATCCACGCGGCGAGGAGGTCGGGCGTGATGCGCTCGCCGGGCTCGGCGCACAGGATGAGCCGGTGGATCTCGTTCTCCAGCTCGCGCACGTTGCCGGGCCACGGGTAGCGCTCGAGGAGCCGGAGCGCGCGCGGGTCGAAGCCGCGGAGCTTCTTGCCCTCCTGCGCGGACAGTTGCTCGAGCAGATGCACGGCGAGCAGGCGGATGTCCCCCCGGCGCTCGCGCAGGGCGGGGAGCCGGATCGGAAACACATGCAGCCGGTAGTAGAGGTCCGGGCGGAAGCGGCCGGCGCGTGCCGCCTCCCCGAGGTCGCCGTTGCTCGCCGCGATGACGCGCACGTCGACCTTTCGCCCGCCGCTGGCGCCCACCGGTCGCACCTCGCCGTCCTGCAGCACGCGCAGGAGCTTCGCCTGGATGGCGGGACTCGCCTCGCTCACCTCGTCGAGGAAGAGCGTCCCCCCGTCGGCCTCCTCGAAAAGGCCGCGCCGGGCCCGCTCGGCGCCGGTGAAGGCACCGCGCACGTGTCCGAAGAGCTCGCTCTCGAGTAGCCCCTCGGGCAGCGCGGCGTAGTTCTGGGCCAGGAAGGGGCCCCGCGCGCGCGGGCCGTGATAGTGGATGGCGCGCGCGAAGAGCTCCTTGCCCGTGCCGGTCTCGCCCTCGAGCAGCACCGTGACCCGCGTCTGCGCCGCGCGCTCGGCCAGGAAGAGCGCCTGCTCGATGGCGGCGCTCTCGCCGATGATGCCGTCGAGGCGGTAGCGCTCGCGCAGCTCGCGGCGGAGCCGGCTCACCTCGCGGCGCGAGGAGCGGAGCGCGCTCCGGTACCGCGCCGCCGTCCGCTCCAGCTCGCGGCGGCCGAGCGCCTCGCGCACCACCACCGGTACGGTGACGAGGTACTTGCCGTGCTTGACGAGGTAGTCGCTCGCCCCGAGCTTCATCGCCTCGACCGCCACCTCCTCCGAACCGGCGCCGGTGATCACCACGACCGGCACGTCGGGCCAGCGCTGCCGGATCTCGCGCAGGCACTCGAGTCCGTCGGCGTCGGGCAGGCGGTAGTCGAGGAGAACGCAGTCGACCTCGTGCTCGGCGAGATGCCGGAGACCGTCGCGGGCCGAGCACACGGCCGTCACCTCGAACGGGGCGCTCCCCGCGCCGAGCCCCCCCGCGAGAAGCCGCGCCGTCTCGGGGTTATCTTCGATCAGCAGGACGCGCGCCGGCATGGGCGTGCTCCTCCCAGAAGGTGACGATCACCTCGCGCAGGGCCTGCACGCGCGAGGGCTTGACGCGGAACTGGCGTGCTCCCGCGGCGCGCGCCGCGGCCGCGTCCTCCTCCCAGTCGGCCTGGCTCATCACCAGCACGGGGATGGTGCTCAGCTCCGTGTCGGCGCCGAGCCGCTCGAGCACCGCGGGCGCGTCCATGTCGGGGAGGCGGAAATCGAGCACGATGAAGGCCGGGCGCGGCGCGTCGGCAAACGGCGGTCGGCGCCCGAGGAAGGCGAGAGCGTCGGTGCCGTTCTCGACCGTGTGCACCGCAAACGCCTCCTCGAGCACGGCCCGCGCCGCGCGCAGGAAGCCCTGATTGTCGTCCACCACGAGCACGGGTACGGCGCCTTCCATCGCTACCCCTCTCCGCTGGCGGGCAGGCGGACGGTGAAGCAGCTCCCCGCCCCGGGCCGGGACTCCACCGCGACGCTCCCCTCATGCGCCTCGACGATGCGCTTCACGACCGCCAGGCCGACGCCCGTGCCGCCGACCGCCTGGTCGTCGACCTTCTGCTCCTGCCCGGGCACCCGGCCGAAGAGCTCGAAGATGCCGCGGTGGTAGGCGGGCGGGATGCCGATGCCGTTGTCGCGCACCGAGAGGCGGGCGCTCCCGTTCTCGACCCCGCCCGACACGGTGATCTCGCCGTGGTCGGCGGCGACGTACTTCACCGCATTACCGAGGAGGTTGCTCACCACGTGCTCGAGCTTGCGCGGCTGCCCCCACACGCGCGGCAGCGCGCCGACTTCGACCCGGGCCCCCTTGGCGGCGATCTGGGGGCGGAGCGTCTCGAGCGCGCCCTCGACCAGCACGCCCAGCTCGACCCAGGCCGGGGCCTCGGGCTGCGAGGTGATGCGGAACAGCTCGAGCAGGTCGCGGATCATGTCCTCGGTCCCCCCCGCCAGGCGCACGATGCGCTCCAGGTCCTCGCGGCTCTCGGCCGCGAGCCCCGCCGCCTCGCGCTGCAGGAGGAGGTCGGCGATCAGCAGGATCGCGCTGAGCGGGCTCTTCAGATCGTGCGTGACGGTGTAGACGAAGCTCTTGAGCTCCTCCTGCTTCTCCTCGAGGGCGCGCGCCTTGGCGGCGAGCTCGGCGTTCACCGCGGACAGCTCCACCGTC
It contains:
- a CDS encoding response regulator; the encoded protein is MEGAVPVLVVDDNQGFLRAARAVLEEAFAVHTVENGTDALAFLGRRPPFADAPRPAFIVLDFRLPDMDAPAVLERLGADTELSTIPVLVMSQADWEEDAAAARAAGARQFRVKPSRVQALREVIVTFWEEHAHAGARPADRR
- a CDS encoding PDZ domain-containing protein; translated protein: MAKAAALLIAALALPAVAAARGAESDPERRSLVVQAVEKASPAVVNVSTEQIVEQRGSPFPFPQDPFFEEFFRDFVDPRPRRFKTTSLGSGVIVAADGTIMTNVHVVQRASRIQVTLIDQREFDAKLVGADADADIAVLRIKAGGDLPHIPFGTSADLMIGETVIAIGNPFGLSHTVTTGVVSAVGRSLRDEDRTYTDFIQTDASINPGNSGGPLLNIKGELVGIDTAIYGKAQGIGFAIPVDRARRVMKDLVSYGEVRHAWIGLVVQDLSPELAERFGVRRGVVVAEVESKSPAQAAGLARGDAITKVDGREVASRDEFEQRIEDHAEGDGVTLTLRRDGRDEDVRLAAAAFPVARADELAWQLLGLEAVADDEGLVVRRVRSGSPAARIGVQKGDRLLGLGGTPLRSVAELRRKMVEVRAARSILLSVGRGPYQYNVNVPLARG
- a CDS encoding HAMP domain-containing histidine kinase, producing the protein MPDTAARATSPLPPETPANLASRARSATLIAAAGLATFFVFVWATSEIFLFDLGEVAWIFTSLILLNLLLAATAPRWAGWRAAIYVYEWVQVIILSVILHRLGGLMMGTLLITYAFPVIHGEMLRSDSWVFVTANLCAACYAVMAWVESTALSEVRVDIHQQVAFVTIAFLTLNFVALYANRYGSQLRNLARHLQAKVAERTVELSAVNAELAAKARALEEKQEELKSFVYTVTHDLKSPLSAILLIADLLLQREAAGLAAESREDLERIVRLAGGTEDMIRDLLELFRITSQPEAPAWVELGVLVEGALETLRPQIAAKGARVEVGALPRVWGQPRKLEHVVSNLLGNAVKYVAADHGEITVSGGVENGSARLSVRDNGIGIPPAYHRGIFELFGRVPGQEQKVDDQAVGGTGVGLAVVKRIVEAHEGSVAVESRPGAGSCFTVRLPASGEG
- a CDS encoding sigma-54-dependent Fis family transcriptional regulator, translated to MPARVLLIEDNPETARLLAGGLGAGSAPFEVTAVCSARDGLRHLAEHEVDCVLLDYRLPDADGLECLREIRQRWPDVPVVVITGAGSEEVAVEAMKLGASDYLVKHGKYLVTVPVVVREALGRRELERTAARYRSALRSSRREVSRLRRELRERYRLDGIIGESAAIEQALFLAERAAQTRVTVLLEGETGTGKELFARAIHYHGPRARGPFLAQNYAALPEGLLESELFGHVRGAFTGAERARRGLFEEADGGTLFLDEVSEASPAIQAKLLRVLQDGEVRPVGASGGRKVDVRVIAASNGDLGEAARAGRFRPDLYYRLHVFPIRLPALRERRGDIRLLAVHLLEQLSAQEGKKLRGFDPRALRLLERYPWPGNVRELENEIHRLILCAEPGERITPDLLAAWIVDGAPPAAGDGARPLKEIVREVELATIRARLRAHGYHRVATARSLGMTRESLWAKLRQLGFVVPRRGSDDE